In the genome of Populus trichocarpa isolate Nisqually-1 chromosome 6, P.trichocarpa_v4.1, whole genome shotgun sequence, one region contains:
- the LOC7467027 gene encoding pentatricopeptide repeat-containing protein At3g14730 — MRKTSSLCFLACGTGATSCYWSTNLTAQFVEAFVKNFKRLVSQGGLVLALASGFGINGHMLKRTIFSKTRTSTLLNFSTSSSSANPPYNITTCIIASLQQCAINKNLKKGQQLHAQLLITGLSSSSPSSTTSLINMYAKCNQMNQALLVLNRTADYARNVFAYNALISGFVLNGLPQDGLGAYEEMRQAGVLPDKYTFPCLIKGLCEVMEVFQVKKIHGLVRKLGLDLDMYVGSSLVSSYLKSELMKEARELFDEIPDRDVVLWNSMVNGYAQIGRFDEALGVCREMSQEGVLMSKFTVSGVLSVFAGRGDFDNGRLVHGFMIKMGFDSCVSVCNALIDMYGKCRCVVDALEIFETMNEKDIFSWNSILSANELCSDHDRTLRLFDRMLGDGVQLDLVTITTILPACSHLAALVHGREIHGYMIVNGFVKDGESENMYNLQTINALMDMYAKCGSMRDAGMVFYNMSNRDTASWNIMIMGYGMHGYGNEALYMFSDMCKSGLKPNEITFVGVLLACSHAGFISQGIKFLGEMELKHGVVPTIQHYTCVIDMLGRAGQLEEAYKLAVTMPIQTNPVVWRALLAACQLYGNVDLAEVAAQKVFELNPAHCGNYVLMSNAYVAAGRYQEVLDIRHTMRQQDVKKTPGCSWIELKNGMNTFINGDRNHPEARLIYPELHLLAAHIREHGYVPLL, encoded by the coding sequence ATGAGAAAAACCTCTTCCTTGTGTTTCTTGGCTTGTGGCACCGGGGCTACAAGCTGTTACTGGTCCACAAATCTGACGGCACAGTTCGTGGAAGCATTTGTAAAGAATTTCAAGCGTCTCGTCTCGCAAGGTGGACTGGTTCTTGCTTTGGCTTCTGGGTTCGGAATTAATGGTCATATGCTGAAAAGAACCATCTTCTCCAAAACCCGTACTTCCACCCTCCTCAACTTCTCTACCTCATCATCATCTGCGAACCCACCCTATAATATCACTACCTGCATTATTGCTTCTCTTCAACAATGTGCTATTAACAAGAACCTCAAAAAGGGTCAACAACTTCATGCCCAATTGCTCATCACCGGCCTTTCCTCCTCCTCACCCTCATCCACCACGAGTCTCATCAACATGTATGCTAAATGCAACCAAATGAACCAGGCCCTTTTAGTTCTTAACCGCACCGCTGATTATGCCCGTAATGTTTTTGCATATAATGCATTGATTTCCGGGTTTGTTTTAAATGGGTTGCCACAAGATGGATTGGGAGCTTATGAGGAAATGAGACAGGCGGGGGTTTTGCCGGATAAGTATACGTTTCCGTGTCTAATTAAAGGGTTATGTGAGGTTATGGAGGTTTTCCAAGTGAAAAAGATTCATGGGTTGGTGCGTAAACTTGGTTTGGACTTGGACATGTATGTGGGTAGTTCTTTGGTTAGTAGTTACTTGAAGTCCGAGTTAATGAAAGAGGCACGTGAGTTGTTCGATGAAATTCCTGACAGGGATGTTGTATTGTGGAATTCGATGGTTAATGGGTATGCACAGATTGGTCGGTTCGATGAGGCGTTAGGAGTTTGCAGGGAAATGAGTCAAGAAGGGGTTTTGATGAGTAAGTTTACTGTTAGTGGGGTTTTGTCGGTTTTTGCTGGAAGGGGGGATTTCGATAATGGAAGACTGGTTCATGGGTTCATGATAAAAATGGGGTTTGATTCTTGCGTTTCAGTTTGCAATGCATTGATTGATATGTATGGGAAGTGTAGGTGTGTTGTTGATGCATTAGAAATTTTTGAGACAATGAACGAGAAGGATATATTTTCGTGGAATTCAATTTTATCTGCTAACGAGCTTTGCAGTGATCATGATAGAACGTTGAGGTTGTTTGATAGAATGTTAGGTGATGGGGTTCAGCTTGATTTAGTTACAATTACTACCATTCTTCCTGCGTGCTCTCATCTTGCTGCCCTGGTTCATGGTAGAGAGATTCATGGCTACATGATTGTTAATGGGTTTGTCAAGGATGGTGAGAGTGAAAATATGTATAATTTGCAAACTATTAATGCTCTTATGGACATGTATGCTAAATGCGGTAGTATGAGAGATGCTGGAATGGTTTTTTATAACATGAGCAATAGGGACACAGCATCATGGAATATAATGATCATGGGATATGGTATGCATGGTTATGGAAATGAGgcattatatatgttttcagaCATGTGCAAGTCCGGGCTTAAACCCAATGAGATCACATTTGTGGGAGTTTTGTTAGCTTGCAGTCATGCAGGTTTTATAAGCCAAGGGATTAAATTCCTTGGGGAAATGGAGCTGAAACATGGTGTGGTTCCAACCATTCAGCATTATACTTGCGTTATTGACATGCTTGGGCGAGCTGGGCAGCTTGAGGAAGCGTATAAGTTGGCTGTAACAATGCCTATTCAGACCAATCCAGTTGTATGGAGGGCTTTGTTGGCAGCATGTCAGCTCTATGGTAACGTAGATCTAGCTGAGGTTGCTGCACAAAAAGTATTTGAGCTCAATCCTGCACACTGCGGCAATTATGTATTGATGTCAAATGCTTATGTGGCAGCTGGTCGATATCAGGAAGTGTTAGACATTAGACATACAATGAGGCAACAAGATGTGAAGAAGACACCAGGATGTAGCTGGATTGAACTCAAGAATGGCATGAATACTTTTATTAATGGTGACCGGAACCATCCTGAAGCCAGGTTGATTTATCCAGAATTGCACTTATTGGCTGCCCACATTCGTGAGCATGGATATGTTCCACTTCTCTAG
- the LOC7487280 gene encoding NADPH-dependent aldo-keto reductase, chloroplastic codes for MANEIRFFELNTGAKMPSVGLGTWQSDPGVVGAAVTAAVKIGYRHIDCAQAYKNEEEVGLALKKLFQDGVVKREDLFITSKLWCSNHAPEDVSEAFAGTLKDLQLDYVDLYLIHWPVRMKKGSIGIKPENFAQPDLPLTWQAMEAVYDSGKARAIGVSNFSTKKLADLLEVARVPPVVNQVECHPAWNQAKLHSFCQSKGVHLSGYSPLGSPGTTWLKSDVLKNPYLNMVAEKLGKTPAQVALRWGLQKGHSVLPKSTHEAWIKENFDVFTWSIPEDLIDQFSKIEQARLLRGTSFVHETLSPYKTLEELWDGEI; via the exons ATGGCAAATGAGATACGATTCTTCGAATTAAACACAGGAGCTAAGATGCCGTCAGTGGGGCTCGGCACCTGGCAGTCTGATCCAGGTGTCGTCGGTGCTGCCGTGACTGCCGCCGTCAAG ATCGGATACCGCCATATTGATTGTGCTCAAGCTTATAAAAATGAGGAGGAG GTTGGTTTGGCTCTGAAGAAACTCTTCCAAGACGGCGTGGTGAAGCGCGAGGATTTATTTATTACCTCAAAACTCTG GTGCTCTAATCATGCTCCAGAAGATGTGTCAGAGGCATTCGCAGGAACTTTGAAGGATCTACAACTTGATTACGTTGATTTGTATCTT ATACACTGGCCTGTTCGGATGAAGAAGGGATCAATTGGCATCAAGCCTGAGAACTTTGCCCAACCAGATTTACCTCTGACATGGCAAGCGATGGAAGCAGTCTATGATTCTGGCAAGGCTCGTGCTATTGGTGTGAGTAACTTCTCTACAAAGAAACTGGCGGATTTGCTGGAGGTTGCACGTGTTCCTCCTGTTGTGAATCAGGTGGAATGCCATCCTGCATGGAACCAGGCAAAGCTTCATTCATTTTGTCAATCCAAGGGAGTTCACCTTTCT GGATATTCACCTCTAGGATCTCCTGGCACCACATGGCTCAAGAGTGATGTACTCAAGAACCCATATCTAAATATGGTTGCAGAGAAATTGGGCAAAACTCCTGCTCAAGTTGCCCTACGCTGGGGCCTTCAAAAGGGTCATAGCGTGCTTCCTAAGAGTACACATGAAGCATGGATCAAGGAGAACTTTGATGTCTTTACATGGTCTATTCCAGAGGACCTGATTGACCAGTTTTCGAAAATTGAGCAG GCAAGACTGCTCAGAGGTACTTCATTTGTCCACGAGACCCTCAGCCCATATAAGACCCTCGAGGAGCTCTGGGATGGTGAGATCTGA
- the LOC7487281 gene encoding uncharacterized protein At2g39795, mitochondrial, translated as MAFNSVLRRASKSFLPLAIRTVGSPRTFQRAIPTVLFVENRTTLRNFLPFSHFSTAATSEKPIADDNLIRALETEIDCAEEPQDVEDIPNEFPFKIEDNPGERTISLNRKFQDETIKIEVDMPNVSIDVEDTDDNTKDADVSSIPLVVSISKGSGQHMEFGITAFPDEITIDSLSIKNPENSDELAYAGPDFNDLDENLQNAFHKHLEIRGIKPSTTNVLFDYMANKDNKEYLLWLKNLKNFVEK; from the exons ATGGCTTTCAACTCAGTTCTTCGCCGAGCCTCCAAATCCTTCTTGCCTCTCGCTATCCGCACCGTCGGGTCTCCCAGAACCTTCCAAAGAGCTATCCCCACCGTTCTCTTCGTTGAAAACCGCACCACTCTACGAAACTTCCTTCCATTTTCACATTTCTCAACAGCGGCCACTTCAGAGAAACCGATCGCCGATGACAATTTGATTCGAGCTCTTGAAACAGAGATCGATTGCGCCGAGGAACCCCAAGAT GTAGAGGATATCCCAAATGAATTTCCTttcaaaattgaagataatcCCGGGGAGAGGACCATTTCACTAAATAGAAAGTTCCAAGATGAAACTATCAAAATTGAAGTTGACATGCCTAATGTTTCAATTGATGTTGAGGATACCGATGACAATACCAAGGACGCAGATGTCTCTAGCATTCCACTGGTTGTGAGTATTTCCAAGGGAAGTGGTCAGCATATGGAGTTTGGTATCACTGCTTTCCCTGATGAGATCACAATTGATAGCTTGTCAATTAAAAACCCAGAAAATTCGGATGAACTTGCATATGCAGGACCTGATTTTAA TGATTTGGATGAGAATTTGCAGAATGCTTTCCACAAGCATCTCGAGATTAGAGGGATCAAACCTAGCACAACAAATGTTTTGTTCGACTACATGGCCAACAAAGACAACAAAGAATACTTGCTATGGCTGAAGAACCTCAAAAATTTTGTGGAGAAGTAA
- the LOC112327881 gene encoding uncharacterized protein LOC112327881: MEPFVKPLVIFVILVCSMLVFCGLLTTFLRRYGGRLNNTGGGGRRRGGGCDFGGGGWGGGGDGGGGGGGGGGGWGGGGDGGGGGGGGGGGGGGDGGGGGGGGGGGGGGGGFNRKEVEQSKPIEENGAKIKGVDEDYGTIEEGREAGGSGGRGSN; encoded by the exons ATGGAACCTTTTGTGAAACCTTTGGTGATCTTTGTTATACTTGTGTGCTCAATGCTTGTTTTCTGTGGTCTTTTAACGACGTTCCTAAGACGATATGGTGGTAGGCTCAATAACACTGGTGGTGGTGGTCGTCGTCgtg GCGGTGGCTGTGATTTTGGAGGCGGGGGCTGGGGCGGGGGTGGCgatgggggtgggggtgggggtggtggGGGCGGGGGCTGGGGCGGGGGTGGCGAtgggggtgggggtggtggaggtggaggcggGGGTGGGGGTGGCGATGGGGGAGGTGGAGGCGGGGGTGGGGGTGGTGGAGGCGGGGGTGGGG GTTTTAACCGCAAAGAGGTCGAGCAGTCCAAGCCAATTGAAGAAAATGGCGCCAAAATCAAAGGTGTTGATGAAGATTATGGCACCATAGAAGAGGGTCGTGAAGCTGGTGGTAGTGGTGGTAGGGGCAGTAACTGA
- the LOC7487279 gene encoding CASP-like protein 5B2 isoform X1, with protein MKEIIGGPGTVSGLLLRIGQCVFAAASISIMTSAIGFSSYTSFCYLIASMGLQLLWSFGLACLDIYALRRKKDLQNPVLVSLFVVGDWAKLERGLKICCPSTDIARLLLFILFRSMVTAMLSLAAACSSAGVVVLYARDMNFCKIHPDLPCSRYEISILLAFITWLQVSISSHVMFWILASV; from the exons ATGAAGGAGATAATAGGAGGGCCGGGGACAGTGAGTGGGTTATTACTGAGAATAGGACAATGCGTTTTTGCTGCAGCTTCAATTTCAATCATGACCTCTGCCATTGGCTTCTCTTCCTACACTTCTTTCTG CTATTTGATTGCATCAATGGGGCTTCAACTTTTGTGGAGCTTTGGACTTGCATGTCTTGACATTTATGCTTTGAGGAGAAAGAAAGATCTCCAAAATCCTGTCTTAGTGAGCCTGTTCGTCGTAGGTGATTGG GCTAAGTTAGAGAGGGGCTTGAAGATTTGCTGTCCAAGCACAGACATAGCTAGgctattgctatttattttgtttaggagCATG GTAACAGCTATGCTATCACTTGCAGCTGCATGCTCATCAGCAGGTGTTGTTGTTCTTTATGCTAGGGACATGAACTTTTGCAAGATCCATCCAGATCTTCCATGTAGCAGGTATGAGATTTCCATACTCTTGGCGTTCATCACCTGGCTTCAAGTCAGTATATCATCTCATGTGATGTTCTGGATCCTAGCCTCGGTGTAG
- the LOC7487279 gene encoding CASP-like protein 5B2 isoform X2: MKEIIGGPGTVSGLLLRIGQCVFAAASISIMTSAIGFSSYTSFCYLIASMGLQLLWSFGLACLDIYALRRKKDLQNPVLVSLFVVGDWVTAMLSLAAACSSAGVVVLYARDMNFCKIHPDLPCSRYEISILLAFITWLQVSISSHVMFWILASV; this comes from the exons ATGAAGGAGATAATAGGAGGGCCGGGGACAGTGAGTGGGTTATTACTGAGAATAGGACAATGCGTTTTTGCTGCAGCTTCAATTTCAATCATGACCTCTGCCATTGGCTTCTCTTCCTACACTTCTTTCTG CTATTTGATTGCATCAATGGGGCTTCAACTTTTGTGGAGCTTTGGACTTGCATGTCTTGACATTTATGCTTTGAGGAGAAAGAAAGATCTCCAAAATCCTGTCTTAGTGAGCCTGTTCGTCGTAGGTGATTGG GTAACAGCTATGCTATCACTTGCAGCTGCATGCTCATCAGCAGGTGTTGTTGTTCTTTATGCTAGGGACATGAACTTTTGCAAGATCCATCCAGATCTTCCATGTAGCAGGTATGAGATTTCCATACTCTTGGCGTTCATCACCTGGCTTCAAGTCAGTATATCATCTCATGTGATGTTCTGGATCCTAGCCTCGGTGTAG
- the LOC18099995 gene encoding uracil phosphoribosyltransferase encodes MACRVSNINCLRAYPPSTPRFSPKCHHQNPNSPPLLLNNHSFPPPPTLKPRLPKQMMSCSVTLRRSFVTVKSHMATAEEMSISEDRMLVFVPPHPLIKHWVSVLRNEQTPSPIFRNAMAELGRLLIYEASRDWLPMVTGEIQSPMGVASVEFIDPREPVAIIPILRAGLALAEHASSILPATKTYHLGISRDEETLQPTIYLNKLPDTFPEGSRVLVVDPMLATGGTIVASLELIKERGVENQQIKVISAVAAPPALQKLSEKFPGLHVYTGIIDPTVNDKGFIVPGLGDAGDRSFGT; translated from the exons ATGGCGTGCCGCGTTAGTAATATCAACTGTCTCCGGGCATACCCTCCTTCCACGCCGCGTTTCTCGCCCAAATGTCATCACCAAAACCCTAACTCTCCTCCTCTCCTACTTAATAATCATTCCTTTCCCCCTCCTCCTACCCTCAAACCCCGTCTTCCAAAACAG ATGATGTCGTGCTCCGTTACTCTTCGGCGCAGCTTTGTTACTGTGAAGTCTCACATGGCCACTGCCGAGGAGATGTCCATTTCAGAGGACCGCATGCTT gTATTTGTGCCTCCACATCCATTGATAAAGCACTGGGTTTCCGTTTTGAGAAATGAACAAACTCCTTCCCCGATTTTCA gGAATGCTATGGCTGAGTTAGGCAGGCTACTTATATATGAAGCTTCAAGGGACTGGTTG CCTATGGTCACTGGAGAGATTCAGTCACCGATGGGAGTTGCATCTGTTGAATTTATTGATCCAAGAGAGCCTGTGGCA ATTATTCCAATCTTGCGAGCTGGTCTTGCTCTTGCAGAACATGCATCATCAATTCTGCCAGCAACCAAAACATACCATCTAG GGATAAGTAGAGATGAAGAGACACTTCAACCAACAATATATCTGAATAA GTTGCCTGACACATTCCCTGAAGGGTCTCGAGTTCTTGTGGTCGATCCTATGCTGGCAACAG GGGGGACGATAGTGGCGTCGCTTGAACTTATTAAGGAGCGTGGGGTTGAAAACCAGCAGATCAAAGTG ATATCTGCTGTAGCTGCTCCTCCAGCCCTTCAAAAGCTCAGTGAGAAATTCCCGGG GCTTCATGTTTACACTGGAATCATAGACCCCACTGTTAACGACAAAGG GTTCATAGTTCCTGGACTTGGAGATGCAGGAGATCGCAGCTTCGGAACATGA